Proteins from a single region of Tamandua tetradactyla isolate mTamTet1 chromosome 12, mTamTet1.pri, whole genome shotgun sequence:
- the SAXO2 gene encoding stabilizer of axonemal microtubules 2 isoform X1: MRAVCLCQMCTCGRHRCPHGTTKIFENSGMPFPTTEYLEKYPTYGSVHPPQSLKPKQEFQACRGKMEGITTFKSDYRPYEIVNQPRRVLEEYKPSHGEMDLGTTYRQDFNSYKVQPVVVVRPLERQLVKKGKLDTVPTYTDDYRAWDIPKNKLYKPEQLYHPPAVKFGNSTTFQDDYIPQEIKPRQSFKPSLVVKHSTIPFTGNTSHRLDYVPHQLEFKFARPKEVYKPPNQSFENLTTHQCDFQGLVGETAKICRPVCTRVTPNAPFEGSTEFRESFQPWEMSPPAVKKVAEYVPPPGAMQSISTSRLDYVPLQVSRAVPIRPAAHRRRNSSPFQGKSTTKEDFPAWETCRQGIIKRQQQIPNPSGKFDGLSTFRSHYVPHELIPTGSCRPFSAALKSSAPFREMTTYSAEYTPKRQEICPASCPFPPGYVFESTNSQGHRFFRKIMPAVKAY, from the exons ATGAGGGCCGTTTGCCTGTGTCAGATGTGTACCTGCGG GCGACATCGTTGTCCACATGGAACCAcaaagatttttgaaaattctgGCATGCCTTTTCCCACAactgaatatttggaaaaatatccTACATATGGCAGTGTTCATCCACCTCAGAGTCTTAAACCCAAGCAAGAATTTCAAGCTTGCCGTGGTAAAATGGAAGGAATAACAACATTTAA GTCAGATTACCGTCCTTATGAAATAGTCAACCAGCCTCGCCGTGTACTGGAAGAGTATAAACCAAGTCATGGGGAGATGGATCTTGGGACTACCTACAGACAGGATTTTAATTCTTACAAAGTGCAGCCTGTGGTAGTAGTCCGGCCTTTGGAGAGACAAttagttaaaaaaggaaaattggacACTGTCCCGACCTATACAG atGATTATAGAGCATGGGACATTCCAAAAAACAAACTTTATAAACCAGAACAATTGTACCATCCCCCTGCTGTAAAATTTGGAAATTCAACTACATTTCAAGATGACTACATTCCTCAGGAGATAAAGCCTAGGCAAAGTTTTAAACCTTCCCTCGTGGTCAAACATTCTACAATCCCTTTTACTGGTAACACAAGTCATCGTCTTGATTATGTGCCTCATCAGCTAGAATTCAAATTTGCAAGGCCAAAAGAAGTTTACAAGCCACCAAACCAATCCTTTGAGAATCTCACAACTCACCAGTGTGACTTTCAGGGTCTAGTTGGTGAAACTGCAAAAATCTGCAGACCTGTATGCACCAGAGTGACCCCAAATGCTCCGTTTGAAGGAAGTACTGAATTCCGTGAAAGTTTCCAACCCTGGGAAATGTCACCCCCTGCAGTGAAGAAAGTTGCAGAGTATGTCCCGCCACCAGGCGCCATGCAGTCCATCAGCACCAGCCGCCTCGACTATGTGCCACTTCAGGTCAGCCGGGCTGTCCCCATCAGGCCAGCTGCTCACAGGAGGAGGAACAGCTCTCCTTTCCAAGGAAAGAGCACCACAAAGGAGGACTTCCCAGCATGGGAAACTTGTCGTCAAGGAATTATTAAAAGGCAGCAACAGATTCCCAATCCATCTGGAAAATTTGATGGCTTAAGCACTTTCAGATCTCACTATGTGCCCCATGAACTGATTCCAACGGGGAGCTGCAGACCATTCAGTGCTGCTCTGAAGAGTTCTGCTCCGTTTCGCGAGATGACCACATACTCTGCAGAATACACACCAAAGAGGCAAGAAATCTGCCCAGCCAGCTGTCCTTTCCCTCCAGGTTATGTATTTGAAAGTACAAATTCCCAAGGCCATAGATTCTTCCGCAAGATCATGCCTGCAGTGAAGGCCTACTAG
- the SAXO2 gene encoding stabilizer of axonemal microtubules 2 isoform X2, which yields MDLGTTYRQDFNSYKVQPVVVVRPLERQLVKKGKLDTVPTYTDDYRAWDIPKNKLYKPEQLYHPPAVKFGNSTTFQDDYIPQEIKPRQSFKPSLVVKHSTIPFTGNTSHRLDYVPHQLEFKFARPKEVYKPPNQSFENLTTHQCDFQGLVGETAKICRPVCTRVTPNAPFEGSTEFRESFQPWEMSPPAVKKVAEYVPPPGAMQSISTSRLDYVPLQVSRAVPIRPAAHRRRNSSPFQGKSTTKEDFPAWETCRQGIIKRQQQIPNPSGKFDGLSTFRSHYVPHELIPTGSCRPFSAALKSSAPFREMTTYSAEYTPKRQEICPASCPFPPGYVFESTNSQGHRFFRKIMPAVKAY from the exons ATGGATCTTGGGACTACCTACAGACAGGATTTTAATTCTTACAAAGTGCAGCCTGTGGTAGTAGTCCGGCCTTTGGAGAGACAAttagttaaaaaaggaaaattggacACTGTCCCGACCTATACAG atGATTATAGAGCATGGGACATTCCAAAAAACAAACTTTATAAACCAGAACAATTGTACCATCCCCCTGCTGTAAAATTTGGAAATTCAACTACATTTCAAGATGACTACATTCCTCAGGAGATAAAGCCTAGGCAAAGTTTTAAACCTTCCCTCGTGGTCAAACATTCTACAATCCCTTTTACTGGTAACACAAGTCATCGTCTTGATTATGTGCCTCATCAGCTAGAATTCAAATTTGCAAGGCCAAAAGAAGTTTACAAGCCACCAAACCAATCCTTTGAGAATCTCACAACTCACCAGTGTGACTTTCAGGGTCTAGTTGGTGAAACTGCAAAAATCTGCAGACCTGTATGCACCAGAGTGACCCCAAATGCTCCGTTTGAAGGAAGTACTGAATTCCGTGAAAGTTTCCAACCCTGGGAAATGTCACCCCCTGCAGTGAAGAAAGTTGCAGAGTATGTCCCGCCACCAGGCGCCATGCAGTCCATCAGCACCAGCCGCCTCGACTATGTGCCACTTCAGGTCAGCCGGGCTGTCCCCATCAGGCCAGCTGCTCACAGGAGGAGGAACAGCTCTCCTTTCCAAGGAAAGAGCACCACAAAGGAGGACTTCCCAGCATGGGAAACTTGTCGTCAAGGAATTATTAAAAGGCAGCAACAGATTCCCAATCCATCTGGAAAATTTGATGGCTTAAGCACTTTCAGATCTCACTATGTGCCCCATGAACTGATTCCAACGGGGAGCTGCAGACCATTCAGTGCTGCTCTGAAGAGTTCTGCTCCGTTTCGCGAGATGACCACATACTCTGCAGAATACACACCAAAGAGGCAAGAAATCTGCCCAGCCAGCTGTCCTTTCCCTCCAGGTTATGTATTTGAAAGTACAAATTCCCAAGGCCATAGATTCTTCCGCAAGATCATGCCTGCAGTGAAGGCCTACTAG